One region of Primulina tabacum isolate GXHZ01 chromosome 1, ASM2559414v2, whole genome shotgun sequence genomic DNA includes:
- the LOC142543733 gene encoding uncharacterized protein LOC142543733 isoform X1: MAASSSPSKSSSSSSDESHSRRRRRRTDRDRALKVREKSHSQPRRRRRHHSSSSSDTYSSFSSDEEHSEQQTRSKRHRPNDRSKKTKEREKGKSHRDRHNKHKYKEKEQHESSGPVQLSKFLGRDKDEGVRRSAVSGKKMLLKLEKTKEDKVAEGNRNELLKFLNASYD, from the exons ATGGCTGCCTCATCGTCGCCTTCCAAGTCCTCGTCCTCGTCCTCAGACGAATCTCAtagccgccgccgccgccgcagAACAGATCGAGACCGTGCTTTGAAAGTTCGTGAAAAGAGTCATTCCCAACCAAGACGTCGTCGTAGACATCATTCATCCTCGTCCTCTGATACCTACTCTTCTTTCTCCTCCGACGAAGAGCACAG TGAACAACAAACGCGTTCAAAGAGGCATAGACCAAATGATAGATCTAAGAAG ACTAAAGAAAGAGAGAAAGGGAAAAGTCATCGAGATAGGCACAATAAGCATAAATATAAAGAG AAGGAACAGCATGAAAGTAGCGGTCCTGTACAGCTGTCTAAG TTCTTGGGAAGGGACAAAGATGAAGGTGTTCGCCGTAGTGCTGTCTCTGGTAAAAAG ATGTTATTGAAGCTTGAGAAAACAAAAGAGGACAAAGTGGCAGAAGGCAACCGAAATGAACTATTGAAATTCTTGAATGCTAGTTATGATTGA
- the LOC142543733 gene encoding uncharacterized protein LOC142543733 isoform X2, whose protein sequence is MAASSSPSKSSSSSSDESHSRRRRRRTDRDRALKVREKSHSQPRRRRRHHSSSSSDTYSSFSSDEEHSEQQTRSKRHRPNDRSKKTKEREKGKSHRDRHNKHKYKEKEQHESSGPVQLSKFLGRDKDEGVRRSAVSGKKFESELTKQ, encoded by the exons ATGGCTGCCTCATCGTCGCCTTCCAAGTCCTCGTCCTCGTCCTCAGACGAATCTCAtagccgccgccgccgccgcagAACAGATCGAGACCGTGCTTTGAAAGTTCGTGAAAAGAGTCATTCCCAACCAAGACGTCGTCGTAGACATCATTCATCCTCGTCCTCTGATACCTACTCTTCTTTCTCCTCCGACGAAGAGCACAG TGAACAACAAACGCGTTCAAAGAGGCATAGACCAAATGATAGATCTAAGAAG ACTAAAGAAAGAGAGAAAGGGAAAAGTCATCGAGATAGGCACAATAAGCATAAATATAAAGAG AAGGAACAGCATGAAAGTAGCGGTCCTGTACAGCTGTCTAAG TTCTTGGGAAGGGACAAAGATGAAGGTGTTCGCCGTAGTGCTGTCTCTGGTAAAAAG TTCGAAAGTGAGCTGACGAAGCAATAG